In the genome of Telluria beijingensis, one region contains:
- the pgeF gene encoding peptidoglycan editing factor PgeF produces MTPAGLAAADLVWPAWPDLPASVGALATARDGGVSGGPYDDGRGGGGLNLGLHVNDDPDAVRANREALQAWVPGRPAWIAQVHGAAVVDAATVGPDQPVRTGDASVATAPGLVCAILTADCLPVLFADLDGKVVGAAHAGWRGLAGGVLGATVKAMREAGAGEITAWMGPAIGPEAFEVGQDVVDAFAAAIPGPTTRACFSDYPGRPGKYLADMFTLARLMLAQDGVERVHGGGLCTASAPERFYSYRRDGITGRQASLIWIK; encoded by the coding sequence ATGACGCCGGCAGGACTCGCCGCCGCCGACCTGGTCTGGCCCGCGTGGCCGGACTTGCCGGCGTCGGTCGGCGCGCTGGCCACCGCCCGCGACGGCGGCGTCAGCGGCGGGCCGTATGACGACGGCAGGGGCGGCGGCGGGCTGAACCTGGGCCTGCACGTGAACGATGACCCCGATGCCGTGCGCGCCAACCGCGAAGCCCTGCAAGCCTGGGTGCCGGGCCGTCCGGCCTGGATCGCCCAGGTGCATGGCGCTGCCGTGGTCGACGCGGCCACGGTGGGGCCGGACCAGCCGGTGCGCACCGGCGACGCCAGCGTCGCGACCGCGCCGGGCCTGGTGTGCGCGATCCTGACCGCCGATTGCCTGCCGGTGCTGTTCGCCGACCTCGACGGCAAGGTGGTGGGCGCGGCCCACGCCGGCTGGCGCGGGCTGGCGGGCGGCGTGCTGGGCGCCACCGTGAAGGCGATGCGTGAAGCCGGCGCCGGCGAGATCACGGCCTGGATGGGGCCGGCCATCGGTCCGGAGGCCTTCGAGGTAGGGCAGGACGTGGTGGATGCCTTCGCGGCCGCCATTCCGGGCCCGACCACGCGCGCCTGTTTCAGCGATTACCCCGGCCGTCCCGGTAAATACCTGGCCGATATGTTCACGCTGGCGCGCCTGATGCTGGCGCAGGATGGCGTCGAACGCGTCCATGGCGGCGGCCTGTGCACGGCCAGCGCGCCGGAACGCTTTTATTCCTATCGCCGCGACGGCATCACCGGCCGGCAGGCCAGCTTGATCTGGATCAAGTGA
- a CDS encoding putative toxin-antitoxin system toxin component, PIN family — protein MITVPAKPIVIDTNVLLDLFVFHDPRWAELLAAIEAKQVDAITRAECRDEYLAVLRYPHLPLDEAGREQAAARFDALLRLVAPDAKPIRLPVCTDRDDQKFLELARDAGASILISKDKALLKLGRKTAQAGLFRIMLPEAWLKARAEGTLE, from the coding sequence ATGATAACCGTTCCAGCAAAACCCATCGTCATCGACACCAATGTCCTGCTCGACCTGTTCGTGTTCCACGACCCGCGCTGGGCCGAGCTGCTTGCCGCCATCGAAGCGAAACAGGTCGATGCGATCACGCGCGCCGAGTGCCGCGACGAATACCTGGCCGTGCTGCGCTACCCGCACCTGCCGCTCGACGAGGCGGGCCGCGAACAGGCGGCGGCGCGCTTCGACGCCCTGCTGCGCCTGGTGGCGCCGGACGCGAAACCCATCCGCCTGCCGGTCTGCACCGATCGCGACGACCAGAAATTCCTGGAGCTGGCGCGCGACGCCGGCGCCTCGATCCTGATCAGCAAGGACAAGGCCTTGCTCAAGCTGGGCCGCAAGACGGCGCAGGCCGGCCTGTTCCGCATCATGCTGCCCGAAGCCTGGCTCAAGGCCAGGGCCGAAGGCACGCTAGAATAG
- a CDS encoding SPFH domain-containing protein: protein MHAAHTRRESAFSSANGYLAAGGGFILLLGALYLFKKMADGPNGLAFLVGGVLLALLGTLCLAGLYMLQPNESAILTLFGKYIGTDRSEGLRWALPFYVKRRLSLRARNFNAPTLKVNDKRGNPVEISAAVVWRVRDTAQAVFEVDDFERYVAIQAEAALRHLASQYAYDEGEDLPDGETTLRAGMDVVADALRRELQARFEAAGVEVLDAKLTHLAYAAEIAQVMLRRQQAEAIISARSKIVHGAVSMVETALKGLSERGIVELDDERKAAMVSNLLVVLCSDKETQPIVNTGTLYN, encoded by the coding sequence ATGCATGCAGCACATACGCGCCGCGAGTCGGCGTTTTCGTCGGCGAACGGCTACCTGGCGGCCGGTGGCGGTTTCATCCTGCTGCTGGGCGCCCTCTACCTGTTCAAGAAGATGGCGGACGGACCGAACGGCCTGGCCTTCCTGGTCGGCGGCGTGCTCCTGGCGCTGCTCGGCACGTTGTGCCTGGCTGGGCTCTACATGCTGCAGCCGAACGAGAGCGCGATCCTGACCCTGTTCGGCAAGTACATCGGCACCGACCGCAGCGAAGGCCTGCGCTGGGCGCTGCCGTTCTACGTCAAGCGCCGGCTGTCGCTGCGCGCCCGCAATTTCAACGCGCCGACGCTCAAGGTCAACGACAAGCGCGGCAACCCGGTCGAGATCAGCGCGGCGGTCGTCTGGCGCGTGCGCGACACCGCCCAGGCCGTGTTCGAGGTCGACGATTTCGAGCGCTACGTGGCGATCCAGGCCGAGGCCGCGCTGCGCCACCTGGCCTCGCAATATGCCTACGACGAGGGCGAAGACCTGCCCGACGGCGAGACCACGCTGCGCGCCGGCATGGACGTGGTGGCCGACGCGCTCAGGCGCGAATTGCAGGCGCGCTTCGAGGCGGCGGGCGTGGAAGTGCTGGATGCTAAACTGACGCACCTGGCCTACGCCGCCGAGATTGCGCAAGTCATGCTGCGGCGCCAGCAGGCGGAAGCGATCATCAGCGCCCGTTCCAAGATCGTGCATGGCGCGGTGAGCATGGTGGAAACGGCGCTGAAGGGCCTGTCCGAGCGCGGCATCGTCGAACTGGACGATGAACGCAAGGCGGCGATGGTCAGCAACCTGCTCGTGGTGCTCTGCTCGGACAAGGAAACCCAGCCGATCGTGAACACGGGCACCCTGTACAACTAG
- a CDS encoding outer membrane protein assembly factor BamD: MQKKLSVLVATCALVGLSACSVLPKPTDESKNWSAEKLYAEAREEMAGGHYEAAIPLFQRLETNFPFGVYATQAQMEIAYAHYKAQDQAEALAAVERFIKLHPNHAQVDYMYYLRGLINFNDQLGFFSFIYEQDPTERDPRATREAFAAFKALVDKFPNSKYAQDSIERMSYLINAMAQYEVHVANYYYRRGSYLAALNRAQDAVTNYTDAPAREEALFIMMRSYDKLGMPLLRDDTQRVFLLNYPDSYFLNPGARGDAAWWKFWASNDNKRPSPNLRAEAPWWKFWAKSGPRPSPKDAVE; this comes from the coding sequence ATGCAAAAAAAATTGTCTGTGTTGGTCGCTACTTGCGCCCTCGTCGGCCTCTCGGCATGCAGTGTTCTGCCGAAGCCCACCGACGAATCCAAAAACTGGTCGGCGGAGAAATTATACGCTGAGGCGCGCGAGGAGATGGCCGGCGGGCACTATGAAGCGGCAATTCCCCTGTTCCAGCGGCTCGAAACCAACTTCCCATTTGGCGTCTACGCAACGCAGGCCCAGATGGAGATCGCCTACGCCCACTACAAGGCGCAGGACCAGGCCGAGGCGCTGGCCGCCGTTGAACGCTTCATCAAGCTGCACCCGAACCACGCCCAGGTCGACTATATGTACTACCTGCGCGGCCTGATCAACTTCAACGACCAGCTCGGCTTCTTCAGCTTCATCTATGAGCAGGACCCGACCGAGCGCGACCCGCGCGCCACGCGCGAAGCCTTTGCCGCCTTCAAGGCACTGGTCGACAAGTTCCCGAACAGTAAATATGCGCAAGATTCGATCGAGCGCATGAGCTACCTGATCAATGCAATGGCGCAGTACGAAGTGCACGTGGCGAACTATTACTATCGCCGCGGCTCCTATCTGGCCGCGCTCAATCGCGCCCAGGATGCGGTCACCAACTACACCGATGCGCCGGCGCGCGAAGAAGCGCTGTTCATCATGATGCGCAGCTACGACAAGCTCGGCATGCCGCTGCTGCGCGACGATACCCAGCGCGTATTCCTGCTGAACTACCCGGACAGCTATTTCCTGAATCCGGGTGCGCGGGGCGATGCGGCGTGGTGGAAGTTCTGGGCCAGCAACGATAACAAGCGCCCGAGTCCGAACCTGCGCGCCGAAGCGCCATGGTGGAAGTTCTGGGCCAAGAGCGGCCCGCGGCCATCGCCGAAGGACGCGGTGGAGTAA
- a CDS encoding TonB C-terminal domain-containing protein gives MATSTQYTPPAAPWRLRIALVLSVLLHVLLLSVPIEGEVFGLSGLRFPWEERRLAAADLQVVLAQPPAPAVAAPEPHARPLPKPAPPPAPQPLPPATAPMKTAVVEAPKEDVVAETPPAPKQEPDDAARLQERELIALAREQAAREENLRVEADRIAAERREQARQAQLAAEREEQARRDALARQEEASRLEAERQEAARQELARQEQARQELEQARQEQARQEQARQEQARQEQARQEQARQEQARQERERLALQAAPAAPVPAAPPTSREERLRAIGQQLAREGVGTPPGPPQPTVSGLRRGWLFGRADSNQDLVQYAQAMGRKIELNQTLDMVREALKQPHGEPVVTIAVRADGSVEKVTFEKSSGVPAIDDGIRRIIASQAPFGPFPPALARQYDVVEIRRTWLFDVAVRLQ, from the coding sequence GTGGCCACATCGACGCAGTACACACCACCAGCCGCGCCCTGGCGCTTGCGCATCGCACTGGTGCTGTCGGTGCTGCTGCACGTCCTGCTCCTGAGCGTCCCGATCGAGGGCGAGGTGTTCGGTCTTTCCGGCCTGCGCTTCCCGTGGGAAGAACGCCGGCTGGCTGCCGCCGATCTGCAGGTGGTGCTGGCGCAGCCGCCGGCGCCGGCCGTTGCGGCGCCCGAACCGCATGCCAGGCCGCTGCCGAAGCCGGCGCCGCCGCCAGCACCGCAACCCTTGCCGCCTGCCACTGCACCAATGAAGACTGCCGTGGTCGAGGCGCCGAAGGAAGACGTCGTGGCCGAGACTCCTCCCGCACCGAAGCAGGAACCGGACGATGCAGCCCGCTTGCAAGAGCGCGAATTGATCGCACTGGCGCGCGAACAGGCCGCGCGCGAAGAAAACCTGCGCGTGGAGGCGGATCGTATCGCCGCCGAACGGCGCGAACAGGCGCGCCAGGCGCAACTCGCAGCGGAACGGGAAGAGCAGGCCAGGCGCGACGCGCTGGCGCGGCAGGAGGAAGCATCCCGGCTGGAAGCGGAGCGCCAGGAAGCGGCGCGGCAGGAGCTTGCGCGACAGGAGCAGGCCAGGCAGGAACTGGAACAGGCCAGGCAGGAGCAGGCAAGACAGGAACAGGCCAGGCAAGAGCAAGCCAGGCAGGAACAGGCCAGGCAGGAACAGGCCAGGCAGGAACAGGCCCGGCAGGAGCGGGAAAGACTGGCGCTGCAGGCGGCGCCGGCTGCTCCAGTCCCGGCCGCGCCGCCGACGTCGCGCGAGGAGCGGCTGCGCGCGATCGGCCAGCAGCTCGCGCGTGAAGGCGTCGGTACGCCACCTGGCCCGCCCCAGCCCACGGTCAGTGGCCTGCGGCGCGGCTGGCTGTTCGGGCGCGCCGATTCCAACCAAGACCTGGTCCAGTATGCGCAGGCGATGGGCCGCAAGATCGAGTTGAACCAGACCCTGGACATGGTGCGCGAGGCGCTAAAGCAGCCGCATGGCGAGCCGGTCGTGACCATCGCGGTGCGCGCCGACGGCTCGGTGGAAAAGGTCACCTTCGAGAAATCGAGTGGCGTCCCGGCGATCGACGACGGCATCCGCCGCATCATCGCGAGCCAGGCGCCGTTCGGTCCTTTCCCTCCCGCGCTGGCGCGCCAGTACGACGTGGTCGAGATCCGCCGCACCTGGCTGTTCGACGTCGCCGTGCGCTTGCAATAA
- a CDS encoding tetratricopeptide repeat protein: MSLINKMLQDLDARAGQPGAAPLPADVRLPPARDPRPWLRGALAGGALAVVAVAGLVGWRMKGEPPAPVVASAPAPAPAPVPAPAPAPVSPTVVPVAEVAPPAPPPPPAAPQPAPEPAPPAPRTEAVREPARVAPAPRKQAAPAVADGRTETATQRTENAYRRALLVLEDGRVTEAIATLQAALKLDPRHEPSRQTLVGLLIEAGRTDDAMRQLQVALALDARQPSLAMLLARLQLEQGGPALETLTRTLPHAAGNGDYHAFLAGVLQREARHREAAGHYQEALRANPGNGVWWMGLGISLQAEKRDAEAVAAFRQAQASATLSPELAAFVERRLRQLGR, encoded by the coding sequence ATGAGCCTCATTAACAAGATGCTGCAGGACCTCGACGCCCGCGCCGGCCAGCCAGGCGCCGCGCCGCTGCCCGCCGACGTGCGCCTGCCGCCGGCGCGCGATCCGCGCCCATGGCTGCGCGGCGCCTTGGCCGGCGGGGCCCTGGCGGTGGTCGCTGTGGCCGGCCTGGTCGGCTGGCGCATGAAAGGCGAGCCGCCGGCGCCGGTGGTCGCATCCGCGCCGGCACCCGCACCTGCACCGGTACCGGCGCCGGCGCCGGCGCCCGTGTCGCCGACAGTGGTTCCGGTGGCCGAGGTCGCGCCGCCCGCGCCGCCGCCGCCACCCGCCGCGCCACAGCCTGCACCCGAACCGGCCCCTCCGGCGCCACGCACGGAAGCGGTGCGCGAACCCGCCAGGGTCGCGCCCGCGCCGCGCAAGCAGGCGGCGCCCGCGGTCGCGGACGGCCGCACCGAGACCGCGACGCAGCGCACCGAGAACGCCTACCGGCGCGCACTGCTGGTGCTCGAGGATGGCCGCGTCACCGAAGCCATCGCGACCCTGCAGGCCGCGCTCAAGCTCGACCCGCGTCATGAACCTTCGCGCCAGACCCTGGTGGGACTGCTGATCGAGGCCGGGCGGACGGATGACGCGATGCGCCAGCTGCAGGTGGCGCTGGCGCTCGATGCGCGCCAGCCGTCGCTGGCGATGCTGCTGGCGCGCCTGCAGCTGGAGCAGGGCGGTCCCGCGCTCGAGACCTTGACGCGCACCTTGCCCCATGCGGCCGGCAATGGCGACTACCATGCCTTCCTGGCCGGTGTGCTGCAGCGCGAAGCGCGTCATCGCGAGGCGGCCGGGCATTACCAGGAGGCGCTGCGCGCCAATCCGGGCAATGGCGTGTGGTGGATGGGCCTCGGCATCTCGCTGCAGGCCGAGAAGCGCGATGCCGAAGCGGTGGCGGCGTTCCGGCAGGCGCAGGCCAGCGCGACCTTGTCGCCCGAGCTGGCGGCCTTCGTCGAGCGCAGGCTGAGGCAACTCGGACGCTGA
- a CDS encoding pyridoxal phosphate-dependent aminotransferase, whose amino-acid sequence MSTPSLVSRLPQVGTTVFTQMSQLALEHGAVNLGQGFPDFACDPKLVDLVSEAMRAGHNQYAPMTGLPALREAIAARIEATYGHRYDPATEITVTVGASQAIQSAILAVVHPGDEVIVIEPAYDCYAPAIALGGGVVVPVAMRVDAAGYSVPWDAVRAAVTPRTRMIVVNTPHNPTGTILRQADLDALAAIVDGSQILVLADEVYEHMVYDGEPHASLSRHPVLAERAFVVSSFGKAFHVTGWKVGHVAAPASMMVEFRKVHQYNVFSVATPLQHAIAAYLADPAPWRDLPAFYQAKRDLFRAGLAGSRFTLLPSDGTYFQCVRYDAVSDLPEVDFAKWLTTEIKVAAIPVSVFYSRPTESKVVRFCFAKKDETLQLALERLARL is encoded by the coding sequence ATGAGCACTCCTTCCCTGGTTTCCCGCCTGCCCCAAGTGGGCACCACCGTGTTCACCCAGATGTCGCAACTGGCGCTCGAGCATGGCGCCGTCAACCTCGGCCAGGGCTTCCCCGACTTCGCCTGCGACCCGAAGCTGGTCGACCTGGTGAGCGAGGCGATGCGCGCCGGGCATAACCAGTACGCGCCCATGACCGGCCTGCCGGCGCTGCGCGAAGCGATCGCCGCCAGGATCGAGGCGACATACGGCCACCGCTACGATCCCGCCACCGAGATCACCGTCACGGTCGGCGCCAGCCAGGCGATCCAGTCGGCGATCCTGGCCGTGGTGCATCCGGGCGACGAAGTGATCGTCATCGAGCCGGCCTACGACTGCTATGCGCCGGCGATCGCGCTCGGCGGCGGCGTGGTGGTGCCGGTGGCGATGCGGGTCGATGCCGCCGGCTACAGCGTGCCGTGGGATGCCGTGCGCGCGGCCGTCACGCCGCGCACCCGCATGATCGTGGTGAACACCCCGCACAACCCGACCGGCACCATCCTGCGCCAGGCCGACCTCGATGCGCTGGCGGCGATCGTCGACGGCAGCCAGATCCTGGTCCTGGCCGACGAGGTATACGAGCACATGGTGTACGACGGCGAGCCGCATGCGTCGCTGTCGCGCCACCCGGTGCTGGCCGAACGCGCCTTCGTGGTGTCGAGCTTCGGCAAGGCCTTCCACGTCACCGGCTGGAAGGTCGGCCACGTGGCGGCGCCGGCGTCCATGATGGTCGAATTCCGCAAGGTCCACCAGTACAACGTGTTCAGCGTCGCCACGCCGCTGCAGCACGCCATCGCGGCCTATCTGGCCGACCCGGCGCCGTGGCGCGACCTGCCCGCCTTCTACCAGGCCAAGCGCGACCTGTTCCGCGCCGGGCTGGCCGGTTCGCGCTTCACGCTCTTGCCGTCGGACGGCACGTACTTCCAGTGCGTGCGCTACGACGCGGTCTCGGATCTGCCAGAGGTGGACTTCGCCAAATGGCTCACCACCGAGATCAAGGTGGCGGCGATTCCGGTGTCGGTGTTCTACAGCCGGCCGACCGAATCGAAGGTGGTGCGCTTCTGCTTCGCCAAGAAGGACGAGACGCTGCAACTGGCGCTGGAGCGTCTCGCGCGCCTGTAG
- the yaaA gene encoding peroxide stress protein YaaA translates to MLIVLSPAKSLDLESPLTTKQHTTPEFIAQASSLIAVLRDYSPAQIGELMHLSDALSVLNVGRYAHWERDHSEARPAIMSFNGDVYTGFDAPGLDAKGINYAQRHVRILSGLYGLLRPLDQMHPYRLEMGTKLANPGGKDLYAFWGATITEALNRQLAETKSTALVNLASTEYFRSVKPKLLDAPVIEPVFQDWKNGQYKIISFFAKRARGMMARYATDKGITDPEQLKEFDVDGYAHDASASSGNSWVFRRRVEA, encoded by the coding sequence ATGCTGATTGTCCTGTCTCCCGCCAAGTCCCTCGATCTCGAATCGCCCCTGACTACGAAGCAACATACCACTCCCGAGTTCATCGCACAGGCAAGTAGTCTGATCGCGGTGCTGCGCGACTATTCGCCGGCCCAGATCGGCGAGCTGATGCACCTGTCGGATGCACTGTCGGTGCTCAACGTCGGCCGTTACGCTCACTGGGAGCGCGATCACTCCGAGGCGCGCCCTGCCATCATGTCGTTCAACGGCGACGTCTACACCGGTTTCGATGCGCCTGGCCTGGATGCCAAAGGGATCAACTATGCCCAGCGCCACGTGCGCATCCTGTCCGGCCTGTACGGCCTGCTGCGTCCACTGGACCAGATGCATCCGTATCGCCTGGAAATGGGCACCAAGCTGGCGAACCCGGGCGGCAAGGACTTGTATGCGTTCTGGGGCGCGACCATTACCGAGGCGCTGAACCGCCAGCTGGCCGAGACCAAATCGACCGCGTTGGTCAACCTGGCCTCGACCGAATATTTCAGGTCGGTCAAGCCAAAGCTGCTGGATGCCCCGGTGATCGAGCCAGTATTCCAGGACTGGAAGAACGGCCAGTACAAGATCATCTCGTTCTTCGCCAAGCGCGCCCGCGGCATGATGGCGCGCTATGCGACCGACAAGGGCATTACCGACCCCGAGCAGTTGAAGGAATTCGACGTCGACGGTTATGCCCATGACGCCAGCGCGTCGAGCGGCAACAGCTGGGTGTTCCGCCGCCGCGTGGAAGCCTGA
- a CDS encoding RluA family pseudouridine synthase has translation MILPSAPDSADLPIDPEFDDELEAGFAPAPGIDLSPITLALREEHCGQRLDKVVAGLVPQFSRSRLQQWFDSGHITVDGKPARGKDTAYGDESIVVEPQAAPEDTAFAPEQMELNIVHEDEDIIVINKPAGLVVHPGSGNWSGTLLNGLLQHCPQLVGVPRAGIVHRLDKDTSGLMVVGKTLAAQTDLVRQLQARTVKREYFALVWGTPRASGTIDSPMGRDAKDRVKMAVSNSPFAKPAITHYERVVTGELDRRPVSLVRCRLETGRTHQIRVHMQSLGFALVGDAVYGKRHLTPVFHRQALQARRLGLVHPGTGEQCEWTVPLADDFAALIAQAGIEEPQDGDFGSEIDDEDDDDGVVTYRV, from the coding sequence GTGATATTACCTTCTGCGCCGGATTCGGCGGATTTACCTATTGACCCTGAGTTTGACGACGAACTGGAAGCCGGGTTCGCCCCCGCGCCCGGCATCGACCTGTCGCCGATCACGCTGGCGCTGCGCGAGGAGCATTGCGGCCAGCGACTCGACAAAGTGGTGGCCGGCCTGGTGCCCCAGTTCTCGCGCAGCCGCCTGCAGCAATGGTTCGACAGCGGCCACATCACGGTTGACGGCAAGCCCGCGCGCGGCAAGGACACCGCCTATGGCGACGAAAGCATCGTCGTCGAGCCGCAGGCGGCGCCCGAAGACACCGCATTTGCCCCCGAGCAGATGGAACTGAACATCGTCCACGAGGACGAGGACATCATCGTCATCAACAAGCCGGCCGGCCTGGTCGTGCACCCCGGCTCGGGCAACTGGAGCGGCACCCTGCTCAACGGCCTGCTGCAACACTGCCCGCAATTGGTGGGCGTGCCGCGCGCCGGCATCGTGCACCGCCTGGACAAGGATACCAGCGGCCTGATGGTGGTGGGCAAGACCCTGGCCGCCCAGACCGACCTGGTGCGCCAGTTGCAGGCGCGCACCGTCAAGCGCGAATACTTCGCGCTGGTATGGGGCACGCCGCGCGCTTCCGGCACCATCGACAGCCCGATGGGGCGCGACGCGAAAGACCGCGTCAAGATGGCGGTGTCGAACAGCCCGTTCGCCAAGCCGGCGATCACCCATTACGAGCGCGTTGTCACCGGCGAACTCGATCGCCGTCCGGTCTCGCTGGTGCGCTGCCGCCTCGAGACCGGCCGCACGCACCAGATCCGCGTCCACATGCAGTCGCTCGGCTTCGCGTTGGTGGGCGATGCGGTGTATGGCAAGCGCCACCTGACGCCGGTGTTCCACCGCCAGGCGCTGCAGGCGCGCCGCCTCGGCCTGGTGCATCCGGGCACGGGCGAGCAATGCGAATGGACCGTGCCGCTGGCCGACGATTTCGCCGCGCTGATCGCGCAGGCGGGCATCGAAGAGCCGCAGGACGGCGACTTCGGCAGCGAGATCGACGACGAGGATGACGACGACGGCGTCGTCACCTACCGCGTATGA
- a CDS encoding hemolysin family protein codes for MNLFEHLAVLALLVLAAGFLSLTEIALAGARKIKLKLLAEAGDERARKVMALQAQSADFFAASQLGLNAIAILGGILGEGALRPFFLDWLSLFYSGPGRENVAFALSFVFVTTLFVLFSDLMPKRLAMIAPEATAMAVIRPVLFVIRLFRPFSWALNKIANMLFRLFGVDMTREDRITFDEISAVVEAGAQAGVLQKQEQHFIENVFELESRTVTSTMTTRENVVFFDLGEPEESIRQKIANHSLSKFPVCDGVIDRVVGYVDTRDILVRLLGKQSKFQLSESTIRTVLIIPDTLTLSEMLDRFRSSKETFAIVINEYAFVVGVITLSDIMVTVMGRWGSPQEADQQTMQRDDGSWLIEGSTPVADMKRVLDLQSLPEEERYETAAGFMMYMLRKVPKPTDSVEYEGMRFEVVDVDHYRIDQLLVKRLERSDTASLAVDSLTD; via the coding sequence ATGAACCTGTTCGAACATCTGGCCGTGCTGGCGCTCCTGGTGCTGGCGGCCGGCTTCCTGTCTCTCACCGAGATCGCGCTCGCGGGCGCACGCAAGATCAAGCTCAAACTGCTGGCCGAGGCGGGCGACGAGCGCGCCCGCAAGGTGATGGCGCTGCAGGCCCAGTCGGCCGACTTCTTCGCCGCCTCGCAGCTCGGCCTGAACGCCATCGCCATCCTCGGCGGCATCCTGGGCGAGGGCGCCTTGCGGCCGTTCTTCCTGGACTGGCTGTCGCTGTTCTACAGCGGCCCGGGCCGCGAAAACGTGGCCTTCGCCCTGTCCTTCGTGTTCGTCACGACCCTGTTCGTGCTGTTCTCGGACCTGATGCCCAAGCGCCTGGCGATGATCGCGCCCGAGGCCACGGCGATGGCCGTGATCCGCCCGGTGCTGTTCGTCATCCGCCTGTTCAGGCCATTCTCGTGGGCGCTGAACAAGATCGCCAATATGCTGTTCCGCCTGTTCGGGGTCGACATGACGCGCGAAGACCGCATCACCTTCGACGAGATCTCGGCGGTGGTGGAGGCCGGCGCCCAGGCCGGCGTGCTGCAGAAGCAGGAGCAGCACTTCATCGAGAACGTGTTCGAACTGGAGTCGCGCACGGTCACCTCGACCATGACCACCCGCGAGAACGTCGTGTTCTTCGACCTGGGCGAACCCGAGGAAAGCATCCGCCAGAAGATCGCCAATCACTCGCTGTCGAAGTTCCCGGTCTGCGACGGCGTGATCGACCGCGTGGTCGGCTACGTCGATACCCGCGACATCCTGGTGCGCCTGCTGGGCAAACAGTCGAAATTCCAGCTGAGCGAATCGACGATCCGCACGGTGCTGATCATCCCCGATACGCTGACGCTGTCCGAGATGCTCGACCGCTTCAGGTCGAGCAAGGAAACCTTCGCCATCGTGATCAACGAGTATGCCTTTGTGGTCGGCGTCATCACGCTGAGCGACATCATGGTGACCGTCATGGGCCGCTGGGGCAGCCCGCAGGAGGCCGACCAGCAGACCATGCAGCGCGACGACGGCTCGTGGCTGATCGAGGGCAGCACGCCGGTGGCCGACATGAAGCGGGTGCTCGACCTGCAGTCGCTGCCCGAGGAAGAACGCTACGAGACGGCGGCCGGCTTCATGATGTACATGCTGCGCAAGGTGCCCAAGCCGACCGATAGCGTCGAGTACGAGGGCATGCGCTTCGAGGTGGTCGACGTCGACCACTACCGGATCGACCAGCTGCTGGTCAAGCGCCTGGAGCGCAGCGACACGGCGTCGCTGGCAGTGGACTCACTCACCGACTGA
- a CDS encoding translation initiation factor Sui1, whose amino-acid sequence MKRSTSGGLVYSTDGGRMCPDCRQPVAACGCAAQAVPKGDGNVKVSRQSKGRGGKTVTLVKGVALDPVALALLGKQLRTACGSGGTVKNGVIEIQGDHCELVMETLRKLGHDPKRAGG is encoded by the coding sequence ATGAAACGTAGTACGAGCGGCGGCCTGGTCTATTCGACCGATGGTGGCCGCATGTGTCCCGATTGCCGCCAGCCGGTGGCGGCCTGCGGCTGTGCGGCGCAGGCGGTTCCAAAGGGCGACGGCAATGTCAAGGTGTCGCGCCAGTCGAAGGGCCGCGGCGGCAAGACCGTCACCCTGGTCAAGGGCGTCGCGCTCGACCCGGTCGCGCTGGCGCTGCTGGGCAAGCAGTTGCGCACTGCCTGCGGTTCGGGCGGCACGGTCAAGAATGGCGTGATCGAAATCCAGGGCGACCATTGCGAACTGGTGATGGAGACCCTGCGCAAGCTCGGTCACGACCCGAAGCGCGCCGGCGGCTGA